In Astyanax mexicanus isolate ESR-SI-001 chromosome 5, AstMex3_surface, whole genome shotgun sequence, a single window of DNA contains:
- the vps16 gene encoding vacuolar protein sorting-associated protein 16 homolog, which yields MAFVTANWNPLGEAFYRKTELYEMGWNLKDGLRDCLLAAAPYGGPIALLKEPQRRSPSSRPQLEIYSASGVTMASFLWKSGVVRQLGWTVCDDLLCIQEDGTVLIYDLFGSFKRHFSMGNEVGQSQVVEAKVFHSPYGTGVAIVTGASRFTLATNIDDLKLRRLPEVPGLQGAPTCWAVLTQDRQSKVLVANGGDLFILDYTACTAVNPPGLSPQASSIVHMCVSFSYKYLALFTDSGHVWMGSANLKEKLSEVETKVRNPPKQMAWCRRPKSRQPSVVIMWDRHLLVVGEGKDTISYHLEDDSILVPEMDGVRIINGTNHELLQEVPASCEEIFKIASMAPGALLLEAHKEYEKESQKADEYLREIKEQGLLAEAVRQCVEAAGHEQEAETQKTLLRAASFGKCFLSNFPPELFVIMCRDLRVLNAVRDYTVGIPLTHTQFKQMTVQVLIDRLVYRKLYPLAIEICRYLKTPEYQGVSRVLKHWACCKVQQKEESDEVIARTISLKLGEAAGISYSEIATKAYECGRTELAIKLLEFEPRSGEQVPLLLKMKRSQLALSKAIESGDTDLVYTVVTYLKNEMNRGDFFMTLRNQPVALSLYRQFCKHQEQDTLKDLFNQDDDHQELGNFYVKASYKEKRLEARVAHLQSAVDEYNKAKNEFAAKATEEEMRLLRFQKKLEEEKGESLVGFSLHDTLRTLLAVGLHKHAEQLYKDFKVPDKRFWWLKLTALAEKEDWEELEKFAKSKKSPIGYLPFVEVCVKHHNKYEAKKYVSRVTPEQKVKAHLAVGDMEGAADAAIERRNEGEISTILSRCSPTTDRALVERLNRAKSTAAKK from the exons atGGCGTTTGTTACGGCCAACTGGAACCCGCTGGGAGAAGCGTTTTACAG GAAAACTGAGTTGTATGAGATGGGCTGGAATCTAAAGGATGGTCTCAGAGACTGTTTACTGGCTGCAGCTCCCTATGGTGGGCCCATAG CTCTGCTGAAGGAACCACAGCGCCGCTCTCCTAGTTCCCGACCTCAGTTGGAGATCTATTCTGCTTCTGGAGTGACTATGGCCAGTTTTCTG TGGAAGAGTGGTGTAGTGAGGCAGCTGGGGTGGACAGTGTGTGATGACCTCCTGTGTATTCAGGAAGATGGCACTGTTCTTATTTATGATCTTTTTGGCAGCTTCAAGAGACACTTCAGCATGGGCAAT GAGGTGGGACAAAGTCAGGTTGTGGAGGCTAAGGTGTTTCATTCACCCTATGGAACTGGTGTGGCCATTGTAACTGGTGCATCCCGCTTTACCTTGGCAACAAATATTGACGACCTGAAGCTTAGGAGGTTACCTGAGGTGCCAG GCCTTCAGGGGGCGCCCACTTGTTGGGCAGTCCTTACTCAGGACAGACAGAGTAAAGTGCTGGTGGCAAATGGTGGTGATCTCTTTATTCTGGACTACACCGCCTGCACTGCTGTG AACCCTCCAGGTCTTTCTCCACAGGCTTCCAGTATAGTGCACATGTGTGTGTCATTCAGTTACAAGTATCTGGCCCTGTTTACTGACTCTGGCCATGTGTGGATGGGCAGCGCCAACCTAAAG GAGAAGCTCAGTGAAGTGGAGACAAAAGTCAGAAATCCACCCAAACAGATGGCCTG GTGTCGTCGGCCTAAGAGTCGGCAGCCCTCTGTGGTAATCATGTGGGATCGACACCTTCTGGTGGTAGGAGAAGGTAAAGATACCATCTCGTATCACCTAGAGGACGACTCTATTTTGGTGCCAGAAATGGATGGGGTTCGAATCATCAACGGCACAAACCATGAACTCCTGCAGGAAGTGCCAG CTTCCTGTGAGGAGATCTTCAAGATAGCGTCAATGGCTCCTGGAGCACTGCTGCTGGAGGCCCACAAAGAATATGAG AAAGAGAGTCAGAAGGCGGATGAGTATCTGAGAGAGATAAAAGAGCAAGGTCTTTTAGCTGAGGCTGTGAGGCAGTGTGTGGAGGCAGCAGGACATGAGCAAGAGGCAGAGACACAGAAAACACTCTTGAGG GCGGCCTCGTTTGGAAAGTGTTTCCTGAGTAATTTCCCTCCAGAGCTGTTTGTCATCATGTGCCGAGACTTGCGTGTGTTAAACGCAGTGAGGGACTACACTGTGGgcatccctctcacacacacacagttcaaacaGATGACTGTTCAAGTGCTCATAGACCG ATTAGTGTACCGTAAACTATATCCTCTGGCCATTGAGATCTGTCGCTATCTGAAGACCCCAGAGTACCAGGGAGTGAGTCGAGTCCTGAAACACTGGGCCTGCTgcaag gtgCAGCAGAAGGAGGAGAGTGATGAGGTCATTGCAAGAACCATTAGTCTGAAGTTGGGTGAAGCTGCTGGAATCTCTTACTCTGAGATCGCGACTAAAGCCTACGAGTGTGGTCGTACAGAACTGGCTATAAAG ttgcTGGAGTTTGAGCCTCGCTCTGGGGAGCAGGTTCCTTTATTGCTGAAGATGAAGAGGAGCCAGTTGGCCCTCAGCAAAGCCATTGAAAGTGGAGACACAGACCTAG TGTATACAGTGGTTACATATCTAAAGAATGAGATGAACAGAGGAGACTTCTTCATGACTCTGCGGAATCAGCCGGTGGCTCTCAGCCTTTATAGACAG ttctgtaaaCATCAGGAACAGGACACTCTAAAGGATTTATTCAATCAAGATGACGATCATCAAGAGTTGGGAAATTTCTACGTGAAAGCTAGCTACAAAGAAAAG aGATTAGAGGCCCGTGTAGCTCATTTACAGAGTGCTGTGGATGAATATAACAAGGCAAAGAATGAGTTTGCTGCCAAG GCCACAGAAGAGGAAATGCGTCTGTTGCGTTTCCAGAAGAAGCTGGAGGAGGAAAAAGGCGAGTCTCTGGTGGGCTTCTCCCTGCACGATACCCTCCGTACTCTGCTGGCTGTAGGCCTTCACAAACATGCTGAGCAGCTCTACAAGGACTTCAAAGTGCCTGACAAGAG GTTCTGGTGGCTAAAGCTGACTGCTCTAGCTGAGAAAGAAGACTGGGAGGAGCTAGAGAAATTTGCCAAAAGCAAGAAATCTCCCATTGGCTATCTG cCCTTCGTAGAAGTTTGTGTGAAACACCACAACAAATACGAGGCCAAGAAATATGTGTCCAGGGTCACTCCAGAGCAGAAGGTCAAAGCTCACCTAGCAGTAGG TGATATGGAGGGGGCTGCGGATGCTGCTATAGAAAGGCGTAATGAAGGAGAGATCAGCACCATTCTGTCCCGCTGTTCTCCCACCACAGACCGGGCTCTGGTCGAACGTCTTAACCGTGCTAAATCCACTGCTGCCAAAAAGTGA